From Aspergillus luchuensis IFO 4308 DNA, chromosome 2, nearly complete sequence:
TACCTACGCCAGTGGAAAAGTTCACTATAGCAAGCCAGATTGTATCTCTTCGTTCGAACATGCTGTATGGAAGCATTGCCACGTGTCTCGGGAAGATGCGTGCGAAAAATTTACCTGGCTCAAGGAGGTACTCGTACACGAAGAATGCAATGAAGCAGATTGCACCGATGACCAATGGCGCCAGCACCTGAGGAGACGACCAGGGATAAGTGGCGCCACCCCATGTAGtggccaggatgatgagaccAACACCGAATATGAAAAGGACCGATCCTCCGAGATCTATGGTAGCAAGTGCTGGGAGTATCGAGGACCATCTTGAGCCCTTTTTGAACATGGTTCCTTCGACAAGGTCGTTCCGCAACAGCACGAAAATCATGATGTGACTGAGGACAGCGATCTGATAATTGTGAGACTTTGCATGGAGAAAGATAGTGCCAGACTTACAGGAATAGGCACAACGAAGCAATATCGCCAATTGCTCTGTTTTTGTCAGCAGAGGTACACATCGGCATACAACCAAGCTACCCACATCAGTAAGATACCTATAATGCAGTCATCAGTAGTGTTCATATCATCCTTAGACGAACACTTACCCTCCAATAACCGGGCCGACAGCATATCCCACTCCTCCAAAAATGGTGAATAGAGACTTATTCCTTGCATTCTCCTTCAAAGACACCTTATCGGCCAGAACAATCATGATGATATTGTTCAGACCTGCAGAGCCTATACCCTGCAAAGCCCTaccgagcagcagcatacCCCATGTCTGCGCAGCTGCACACAAGACACTTCCAATAAGCATGAGAAACAATGCCGTCTGTAGTATAATGTGACGCCCGAAAACATCGGCAAGCTGACCGAATATGGGAATGAAGGTGGTCGATGTGAGACTAAAGGCGGTAATGATCCAGTTCAGCTCGTCGAATTGGTCTAGAAACAACGAGAGGAGTCAGCAAGAAACAGTTAAAGACGAGAGTCTGACTCACTAAAGTGAGATGCAATAGTCGAGGTCGCAGTAGCAACAATGGTCAAGTCCAGTGTAGAGAGAGTAAACGGCAGGGTGAGGCCAGCAATGAGTTTGACGCGATACACTCGCGCATTATGCTTTTGCTCCTTGCACAGGCGGCATTCCTCGATGTCTGTGGTAGGACTCAGTTCTTTTGTGGAGCCAGACCTAGGCCTTCCCAAAGACTCAGAATCTTCGCGGTTCCTCGACTCTAGTTGGTACCATTGCGAGCGATGTGCACAAAGTGGCTTTGGTGCGAGGGACTTGGAGTCTTTCGTCTTCTGCGATATGTACTTGTAAGCTTTAATCATATCGGTAGCCCGTCAGTCTAGAAGTAGATTCAACAGGATATagtatgatgatggtgaaagaTGCCTGATATAGAAAAGGCTGCACGGGCTGCTGATAGAATCAAGGTACTACAGGATGCCATTGTGAAGTTATATATGAAGAATCCAACTTAGCCTCGTATGCCCAGTCGAATGCAACTGAGGCTGTGTGGTCTAGACAATATATCTCCTTCGAGCCATCAGTGC
This genomic window contains:
- the mfs56 gene encoding putative MFS multidrug transporter (COG:G;~EggNog:ENOG410PH3Y;~InterPro:IPR020846,IPR011701,IPR036259;~PFAM:PF06609;~TransMembrane:14 (i81-106o118-138i150-170o176-194i206-227o233-253i273-300o312-332i361-388o400-419i426-447o453-471i491-511o560-587i);~go_function: GO:0022857 - transmembrane transporter activity [Evidence IEA];~go_process: GO:0055085 - transmembrane transport [Evidence IEA]): MIKAYKYISQKTKDSKSLAPKPLCAHRSQWYQLESRNREDSESLGRPRSGSTKELSPTTDIEECRLCKEQKHNARVYRVKLIAGLTLPFTLSTLDLTIVATATSTIASHFNQFDELNWIITAFSLTSTTFIPIFGQLADVFGRHIILQTALFLMLIGSVLCAAAQTWGMLLLGRALQGIGSAGLNNIIMIVLADKVSLKENARNKSLFTIFGGVGYAVGPVIGGYLTDSNWRYCFVVPIPIAVLSHIMIFVLLRNDLVEGTMFKKGSRWSSILPALATIDLGGSVLFIFGVGLIILATTWGGATYPWSSPQVLAPLVIGAICFIAFFVYEYLLEPGKFFARIFPRHVAMLPYSMFERRDTIWLAIVNFSTGVASYSIFYFVSIYYILVAGYSASKAGLDLLYYIPGLGAGVYLAIYFCNGFPRQTFYPLLLGAVLSTVGLSVVAYAISAQKTSLLSGMVVITGAGVGLRLMPSSLHTVGIWPERIAPAMSLMQVSLPFGGTLGLTIMTSVFNNKFGRSSAITGLEGTGSSLNVHDTNSLAFLDNLPAAVQDSVHMAAKDAIMWAFISIIPIIGLSLITTTIMGNVWVNVRAKNDGEHAGGNNTEDGRSEVIHVPYLWALAKGTITTHKRLSKPISSSSPPPLPLHHNTA